GGAGGCGCTTGTTAAGGCTCTAGGGCTGTAATTCATAGTCTATGAGTAATGTCTTGTTCATGTAGCATGTTTACCGGTAGTAGTGACGGTCAACTAcgaatataaaagacttcGGTAATTGGAGTGATTCAGTAGTACAAGTATTCCGTTCTGACGGACACACCACTACAACATATAAAAGTTCAACCCTTGATTACTCAAACACCGCAATAGTCTCATCAAACTTATCGGCAATCTGCTTGTTCAACGCCGGCGCAATGGCCGCATACGCCGGGGTAAGCTTAACAGtaacctcctccccaagCTCCGCCGCAAGATCCCTCTGGTTCTCCAAATTAGACTTGACCAAGAAGGACAGCGACCCAATGCCCAACAACCCCGTATCAAACTGCGGCTTCTTCGAGACGATATTGTCAAGGGTGGTGAAAATGTTCGGCTGCAGGTCGAGGAAAGCACCGGAGACACTGAGCGACTCCTCCTCGGTGAAGTTGGCAGAGTCCTTGGTTGTCGAGATGCCGTCTTTGAGGTCATTGCTTAGCGCGATGGACTGGAACTCGATTTTAAGGGCCGTGCCGGTGCCGATGAGCCCGCCCTTGTAGGAGGTCacggtggtgttgagggtgacCATTGCCTCGGAAATGGTGTTGACAGCGTCCAGCAC
This genomic interval from Aspergillus puulaauensis MK2 DNA, chromosome 7, nearly complete sequence contains the following:
- a CDS encoding cell wall mannoprotein 1 family protein (COG:S;~EggNog:ENOG410PRFZ;~InterPro:IPR021054;~PFAM:PF12296;~SECRETED:SignalP(1-17)) — translated: MRFHVPFLLALTAITQATPVPSELVKRDGAAVLDAVNTISEAMVTLNTTVTSYKGGLIGTGTALKIEFQSIALSNDLKDGISTTKDSANFTEEESLSVSGAFLDLQPNIFTTLDNIVSKKPQFDTGLLGIGSLSFLVKSNLENQRDLAAELGEEVTVKLTPAYAAIAPALNKQIADKFDETIAVFE